Proteins from a genomic interval of Micromonospora sp. NBC_00389:
- a CDS encoding RNA-guided endonuclease InsQ/TnpB family protein, whose protein sequence is MGEVVKRAYKYRFYPTPLQADQLNRTFGCVRKVYNLALDARTRAWAVHGQRSTYVQSSAWLTEWKRTEELAYLTEVSSVPLQQALRHLQAGFAAFWGKRSRYPRFKSKRKSRASAEYTRSAFRWRDGQLTLAKMETPLTIVWSRPLPEGAQPSTVTVSRDAAGRWFVSLLVEDPSVAALPPVDTAVGIDAGITSLLTLSTGEKVTNPRHERADRRKLAKAQRTMARKGKDTKNRAKARLAVARIHARIADRRRDHLHKLSTRLVRENQTVVIEDLSVRNMLRNHSLARAISDAAWTHLRDMIEYKAAWYGRTVIAVDRWHPSTKTCSACGRINTAMTLGVRVWTCPGCDAVHDRDVNAAKNILAAGLAER, encoded by the coding sequence GTGGGTGAGGTGGTGAAGCGTGCATACAAGTACCGCTTCTATCCGACCCCGCTGCAGGCCGATCAGCTCAACCGCACCTTCGGGTGCGTGCGCAAGGTCTACAACCTGGCCTTGGATGCGCGCACCCGCGCGTGGGCGGTGCACGGGCAGCGCAGCACCTATGTGCAGTCGTCGGCGTGGCTGACGGAGTGGAAGCGCACCGAGGAGCTGGCCTACCTCACCGAGGTCAGTTCCGTGCCGTTGCAGCAGGCGCTGCGGCACCTGCAAGCCGGGTTCGCCGCATTCTGGGGCAAGCGGTCGCGATACCCGAGGTTCAAGTCCAAGCGCAAGTCTCGGGCGTCGGCGGAGTACACCCGCTCGGCGTTCCGCTGGCGCGACGGGCAGCTCACCCTGGCCAAGATGGAGACCCCACTGACCATCGTGTGGTCCCGGCCTCTGCCCGAGGGCGCGCAACCGTCCACGGTCACGGTGTCCCGCGACGCGGCCGGCCGCTGGTTCGTGTCCCTGCTGGTGGAAGACCCGTCCGTCGCGGCCCTGCCGCCGGTCGACACGGCGGTAGGGATAGACGCGGGCATCACCAGTCTGCTGACTCTGTCCACCGGGGAGAAGGTCACCAACCCTCGGCACGAGCGCGCTGACCGGCGCAAGTTGGCCAAGGCGCAACGCACCATGGCCCGTAAGGGCAAGGACACCAAGAACCGGGCCAAAGCCCGGCTTGCGGTGGCCCGCATCCACGCCCGCATCGCCGACCGGCGGCGGGATCACCTGCACAAGCTGTCGACTCGACTCGTCCGCGAGAACCAAACGGTCGTGATCGAAGACCTCAGCGTGCGTAACATGCTGCGCAACCACAGTCTGGCCCGCGCCATCTCCGACGCGGCGTGGACACACCTGCGCGACATGATTGAGTACAAGGCCGCCTGGTACGGGCGGACCGTGATCGCCGTCGACCGCTGGCATCCGAGCACGAAGACCTGTTCGGCGTGCGGGCGGATCAACACCGCGATGACCCTTGGCGTTCGTGTCTGGACGTGTCCCGGCTGTGATGCCGTGCACGACCGGGACGTCAACGCCGCGAAGAACATTCTCGCCGCCGGGCTGGCGGAGAGGTAA
- a CDS encoding helix-turn-helix domain-containing protein: protein MKEDMYSVEQVADRLDLHVRTVRGYIRSGRLRAVRIGKQYRIAASDLDAFTGQTRTATTTAGPAEVSSIVQIDGVDRAAADRLGTLMLASANTGHDPANPLRVQTVHDEERHRLKIIILGDPAATAELLHLLDAVLNADNGLFDREVNDA, encoded by the coding sequence ATGAAGGAAGACATGTACTCGGTAGAGCAGGTCGCCGACCGGCTCGACCTGCACGTGCGCACGGTGCGGGGCTACATCCGGTCCGGCCGGCTGAGGGCGGTGCGAATCGGCAAGCAGTACCGCATCGCCGCCAGCGACCTCGACGCGTTCACCGGGCAGACCCGCACCGCCACCACGACCGCCGGACCGGCGGAGGTGTCGAGCATCGTGCAGATCGACGGCGTCGACCGGGCCGCTGCCGACCGGCTCGGCACGCTCATGCTCGCCAGCGCCAACACCGGCCATGACCCGGCCAACCCGCTACGGGTGCAGACCGTGCACGACGAGGAGCGGCACCGCTTGAAGATCATCATCCTGGGCGATCCCGCCGCCACCGCCGAGTTGCTGCATCTGCTCGACGCCGTACTCAACGCCGACAACGGCCTGTTCGACCGGGAGGTCAACGATGCCTGA
- a CDS encoding type IV toxin-antitoxin system AbiEi family antitoxin domain-containing protein: protein MADIDLIELARRAPSGTLCLTTALARHGLTDEIPSRIDVALPRGRHRPATTAPVAWHWFDPTTFEIGRTELPLDLATSIGIYGPERSIIDAIRLRHREGPDLAYAALRRWLRRPGASPSKLLTIAREFPKAERPLREALEILL, encoded by the coding sequence ATGGCCGACATTGACCTCATAGAACTCGCCCGCCGCGCCCCCTCAGGCACGCTGTGCCTGACCACCGCGCTAGCTCGTCACGGCCTCACCGACGAAATCCCCTCCCGCATCGATGTCGCACTACCCCGCGGGCGGCATCGGCCGGCTACAACCGCACCCGTCGCCTGGCATTGGTTTGACCCGACAACCTTCGAGATCGGACGTACGGAGCTGCCGCTTGATCTGGCTACCTCGATCGGGATCTACGGCCCGGAGCGCAGCATCATTGACGCGATCCGGCTACGACACCGTGAGGGACCAGACCTGGCGTACGCGGCGCTGCGGCGTTGGTTGAGACGGCCCGGCGCATCACCATCAAAGCTGTTGACGATCGCTCGCGAGTTTCCCAAGGCAGAGCGACCGCTCCGAGAGGCACTGGAGATCCTGCTGTGA
- a CDS encoding alpha/beta hydrolase — protein MNEFGWRSVLGEHTGENVSPALADDLSGLPTTYIDAGTAEVFRDEDVTYATGIWAAGGQAELHLWAGGFHGFSALFPHVRVSAAARRTQADWLARVLDPSPDKD, from the coding sequence ATGAACGAATTCGGCTGGCGCAGCGTCCTTGGTGAGCACACCGGCGAGAACGTCTCACCCGCGCTGGCGGACGACCTGTCCGGCCTGCCGACCACCTACATCGACGCCGGGACCGCCGAGGTCTTCCGCGACGAGGACGTCACCTACGCGACCGGGATCTGGGCCGCCGGTGGCCAGGCGGAGTTGCACCTGTGGGCCGGCGGCTTCCACGGATTCTCGGCGCTGTTCCCGCATGTCCGCGTCTCGGCCGCGGCCCGGCGCACCCAAGCCGACTGGCTCGCCCGGGTCCTGGACCCCAGCCCTGACAAGGACTGA
- a CDS encoding ABC transporter permease, which produces MSEATTTTTERAPSVYVPSAEALATVLAPGARPPRPSALGASLIFGWRAMLKIKHVPEQLFDVTAFPIIMVLMFTYLFGGALADSPRDYLQFFLPGIMVTSVVMITMYTGVGLNTDIEKGIFDRFRTLPVWRPAALVGMIFGDVLRYILASLVILGVGLALGFRPDGGVGGVAAGIGLLVVFSFAFSWVWTFFGLVLRSEKSVMGVSMMVLFPLTFLSNVFVEPSTMPGWLQAFVNVNPVTQLVAAVRAAMSGSSDASATMWLLVWSVGFVVVFGTLTMYRYNRR; this is translated from the coding sequence ATGAGCGAGGCCACCACCACCACGACCGAACGGGCGCCGTCCGTCTACGTCCCGTCCGCCGAGGCGCTGGCGACCGTGCTCGCGCCCGGTGCACGACCGCCCCGGCCGAGCGCGCTGGGCGCGTCGCTGATCTTCGGCTGGCGGGCCATGCTGAAGATCAAGCACGTGCCGGAGCAGCTCTTCGACGTGACCGCGTTCCCGATCATCATGGTGCTGATGTTCACGTACCTGTTCGGCGGCGCCCTCGCCGACAGCCCGCGCGACTACCTGCAGTTCTTCCTGCCCGGCATCATGGTCACCAGCGTCGTGATGATCACCATGTACACCGGCGTCGGCCTCAACACCGACATCGAGAAGGGCATCTTCGACCGGTTCCGGACGCTGCCGGTCTGGCGGCCGGCCGCCCTGGTCGGCATGATCTTCGGCGACGTGCTGCGGTACATCCTCGCCTCCCTGGTGATCCTCGGCGTCGGGCTGGCGCTCGGGTTCCGTCCCGACGGTGGGGTGGGCGGCGTCGCCGCCGGGATCGGGCTGCTGGTGGTCTTCTCGTTCGCGTTCTCCTGGGTGTGGACGTTCTTCGGGCTGGTCCTACGCAGCGAGAAGTCGGTGATGGGCGTCAGCATGATGGTGCTGTTCCCGTTGACGTTCCTGAGCAACGTCTTCGTCGAGCCGAGCACCATGCCCGGCTGGCTCCAGGCGTTCGTGAACGTCAACCCGGTGACGCAGCTGGTGGCCGCGGTCCGCGCGGCCATGTCCGGCTCGTCGGATGCGTCCGCCACGATGTGGTTGCTCGTGTGGAGCGTCGGGTTCGTGGTCGTCTTCGGCACGCTCACCATGTACCGCTACAACCGCCGCTGA
- a CDS encoding ComEA family DNA-binding protein, producing the protein MSSVSNGGWQPPPAPPSPAASLGWRIRHSLWLLLPVVGCGFLAGAGFLYVGLRARRPAWWIAGIAYLVIGWTSFATIGEADKTRTLSTVATAALMALWVASIVHGCVINPSWLRWRADHVPWYARPQAPPPTWPGSQYPPGQAGPPSLPTSAPPAVAEMMPQPGAYFGNGTTAVPVPTQPSPVPAPQPLFGAMATPPEAVDVNAATFEQLAALAHFHPERAQRVVAERQVRRGFGSVEEFAAVANLAPHEFADLRNLVTCVPQQGLPAS; encoded by the coding sequence ATGTCGAGCGTGTCTAACGGAGGTTGGCAGCCTCCACCAGCGCCCCCGAGTCCGGCGGCGAGCCTCGGCTGGCGGATCCGGCACAGCCTCTGGCTGCTGCTGCCCGTCGTCGGCTGCGGCTTCCTCGCCGGTGCCGGATTCCTCTACGTTGGCCTGCGTGCCCGGCGTCCGGCTTGGTGGATTGCGGGCATCGCCTACCTGGTGATCGGCTGGACGTCCTTCGCCACTATCGGTGAGGCGGACAAGACACGCACCCTGAGCACGGTGGCAACCGCCGCGCTCATGGCGCTGTGGGTGGCGAGCATCGTGCATGGCTGCGTTATCAACCCGTCCTGGCTGCGCTGGCGGGCCGACCATGTTCCCTGGTACGCCCGGCCCCAGGCGCCGCCGCCCACCTGGCCCGGCAGCCAGTATCCACCAGGGCAGGCAGGGCCACCGTCCCTCCCCACATCCGCGCCGCCCGCCGTCGCCGAGATGATGCCGCAGCCCGGCGCCTACTTCGGTAACGGGACCACGGCGGTGCCCGTGCCCACTCAGCCGTCGCCAGTACCGGCGCCGCAACCGCTGTTCGGCGCCATGGCCACGCCCCCAGAGGCCGTGGATGTCAACGCGGCGACGTTCGAGCAGCTCGCCGCCCTTGCTCACTTTCACCCCGAGCGTGCGCAGCGGGTGGTGGCAGAACGGCAGGTGCGCCGCGGGTTCGGCAGCGTGGAGGAGTTCGCGGCCGTCGCGAACCTCGCGCCGCACGAGTTCGCTGATCTCAGAAACCTGGTGACCTGCGTACCGCAGCAAGGACTGCCAGCCAGTTAG
- a CDS encoding nucleotidyl transferase AbiEii/AbiGii toxin family protein, with amino-acid sequence MTARPTRATVGGRAYLDLQNLARRTGRPTDELHQVYALEGFLARLSKSPYADKLVLKGGVLLAAYAARRPTRDVDLQGRWISNSTDRVLEIVRGISALHLDDGLVFDTASATAETIRDDDVYAGVRVSLTGNLSAARLTFHIDVNVGDPIWPDPLQIKLPRLLDGEIVVTGYPLPMVYAEKLVTALQRGEANTRWRDFADVYLLSGRHDVDGDHLVAALQRVAEYREVTLVPLSQALDGYAILAQPRWAAWRRKHRLDDRLPQDFAEVLRQVFALADPAVTGLSRGRAWIATTSHWTDR; translated from the coding sequence GTGACCGCACGTCCGACCCGCGCCACAGTTGGCGGCCGCGCCTACCTCGACCTTCAGAACCTGGCCCGCCGCACCGGGCGGCCCACGGACGAGCTGCACCAGGTCTACGCACTCGAGGGCTTTCTTGCCCGCCTGAGCAAGTCCCCCTACGCGGACAAACTCGTGCTCAAGGGTGGGGTGCTGTTGGCCGCGTACGCAGCCCGCCGGCCCACCCGCGACGTAGACCTACAGGGCCGATGGATCTCCAATAGCACCGATCGGGTGCTCGAAATTGTTCGCGGGATCTCGGCGCTGCACCTCGACGACGGTCTGGTCTTCGACACGGCAAGCGCCACGGCGGAGACGATCCGGGACGACGACGTCTACGCCGGAGTGCGCGTTAGCCTCACCGGCAACCTCTCCGCCGCACGACTGACGTTCCACATCGACGTCAACGTCGGTGACCCGATCTGGCCCGATCCGCTGCAGATCAAGTTGCCACGTCTGCTCGACGGCGAGATCGTCGTGACCGGCTATCCACTACCGATGGTGTACGCGGAAAAGCTGGTGACGGCGTTGCAGCGCGGTGAGGCTAATACCCGTTGGCGCGATTTCGCGGACGTCTACCTGCTGTCGGGCAGACACGACGTCGACGGCGACCATCTGGTGGCGGCTCTGCAGCGGGTCGCGGAATATCGCGAGGTGACGCTCGTGCCGCTGAGCCAGGCGCTTGATGGCTACGCGATCCTGGCGCAGCCGCGCTGGGCCGCCTGGCGCCGTAAGCACCGCCTCGACGATCGTCTTCCCCAGGACTTCGCCGAGGTCCTGCGGCAGGTGTTTGCGCTTGCCGACCCTGCCGTGACCGGGCTATCCCGAGGACGGGCCTGGATCGCGACGACCTCGCATTGGACGGATAGGTGA
- a CDS encoding 8-oxoguanine DNA glycosylase OGG fold protein yields the protein MTMAGELTLPGEQAPITVHPDRWRAALPPDAWPDNFPLSGDVWRRDVFAVADAYRAGSASPRQLLTAVLVWGYGPIGYGPWRAAKSLDADPEGQRLAYALEEVSASAPDEDALCTAYRRFRDPNHARLPWLGPGLFTKVLYFVGYRRGVGGVQPLILDRVVASLLPAEAGVGRRNGWSSEEWLAYLRWAAEQAQARHTEPNALEIEVFYDR from the coding sequence ATGACGATGGCCGGCGAATTGACGTTGCCGGGGGAACAGGCTCCGATCACCGTCCATCCGGACCGGTGGCGGGCGGCGCTACCGCCGGACGCGTGGCCTGACAACTTCCCATTGAGCGGCGACGTCTGGCGGCGCGACGTCTTCGCCGTGGCCGATGCCTACCGGGCGGGTTCCGCAAGTCCTCGGCAACTGCTGACCGCCGTGCTGGTCTGGGGTTACGGGCCCATCGGGTACGGGCCGTGGCGCGCCGCGAAGTCGCTCGACGCCGATCCGGAGGGCCAGCGCCTGGCGTACGCCCTTGAAGAGGTGTCCGCGTCAGCGCCGGACGAGGACGCGCTATGCACGGCGTACCGCCGCTTCCGCGACCCCAACCACGCTCGCCTGCCGTGGTTGGGGCCGGGCTTGTTCACGAAGGTCCTCTACTTCGTCGGCTACCGGCGCGGTGTGGGTGGGGTGCAGCCACTGATCCTCGACCGCGTGGTCGCCAGCCTCCTCCCCGCCGAGGCCGGCGTCGGTCGCCGAAACGGCTGGTCGTCCGAGGAGTGGCTTGCGTATCTGCGCTGGGCGGCCGAGCAGGCACAGGCCAGGCACACCGAACCGAATGCGCTGGAGATAGAGGTCTTCTACGACCGCTGA
- a CDS encoding ATP-binding protein, with protein sequence MDARLGDAIIGRDHPVGLLRAELDRAATSHGGLVLVTGEPGIGKTTLVTAAAREARQRGALVLGAACWDSDSAPGYWPWVQVLRGLQRSADDWAVARPAAEPALAALLGEADTNGEQVGRTASWAGVDTGADIGDREAFALYDAVTAALVAVSHERPVVVVLDDLHWADQASLRLLGFAAQHTWFERLLLIGTYRDAEVESGEHPLRPLLMPLVTKATTITLTGLSRDEVAALMARTAGREPDAGLVDEVHRRTGGNPFFIEQTARLWRADGAGGTIAPGVREAVRRRLAQLPPAVVDALTVAAVLGREFHRQVLAASVAAPAAQVDRLLDRAVTARLVVARGGGRFAFAHDLVRETLYDGLTEEDRRARHAGVVRAVDALAELTERLIPADLARHAYLAGPALDRARVTELLVAAARHAFSRLAIDEAGVHFGRALEVVEDRAQRVRILVEFGQLRYHHAGREEAGQFLAEAAKLARTLDDPVLLARVALTIHRTRQVEIGRSVEAAELVREAYRRLIGEPDGTASVGTLIADLITATETIARRGRDDETLTFSLWARHDTTWGLGTAGARAALTAEIRDVARRTGDRETELWATSLRWVALLELGDPRFAEEFTSFVTAGEQDDLARPRVAAAVDGGIIAAFRGDFAEADERFAILTDLADPGHAEFAFMGHHVLWSRLLLQGRFDEAATLLNGLGPTDYPYRDLLLAITAAERGDDETAVRLTAGIEAADIRYPRPVSPLWLRLRAQAAAASRDPQRCDDARAALAPHRGQWMVGLFGCDISGPVDHWLAVVDAAQERWDGAIAGFTAARDAANRMGSRPWALIASAELATALARRDQPGDAATAAALRAATARDATALDMAQVLDRLGGPAPTDAANPGQVIGSGQAVAPRQVVKPDQAAGSGQTIGSRQVPPAGAPVEEYEFRRDGPVWQLAYAGAVVHLPDAKGLHDLHLLLSRPGSDVPAVELLDPAAGPELVAARRMGGDPVLDDEAKARYRRHLARLDEEIDRAAVRDDDRKVAELDAERGALLDELRAAAGLAGRSRRLGDEAERARKTVTARIRDTLRKLDERHPALASHLREAVSTGSTCRYLPTQPLRWRL encoded by the coding sequence ATGGACGCGCGGCTCGGCGACGCCATCATCGGGCGGGATCATCCGGTCGGTCTGCTGCGGGCTGAGCTGGATCGGGCCGCTACCAGCCACGGCGGTCTCGTCCTGGTCACCGGCGAGCCAGGCATCGGCAAGACGACCCTGGTCACGGCGGCGGCCCGGGAGGCCCGGCAACGCGGCGCGCTGGTGCTCGGCGCCGCCTGCTGGGATTCCGACAGCGCCCCCGGCTACTGGCCGTGGGTGCAGGTGCTGCGCGGCCTGCAACGCTCCGCCGACGACTGGGCGGTGGCGCGTCCGGCCGCGGAGCCGGCTCTCGCGGCCCTGCTCGGCGAGGCCGACACCAACGGCGAGCAGGTCGGCCGCACCGCCAGTTGGGCCGGCGTTGACACGGGCGCGGACATCGGCGACCGCGAGGCTTTCGCCCTGTACGACGCGGTGACCGCCGCACTGGTCGCGGTCTCCCATGAGCGGCCGGTCGTGGTCGTCCTCGACGACCTGCACTGGGCCGACCAGGCCTCGCTGCGGCTGCTGGGGTTCGCCGCCCAGCACACCTGGTTCGAACGGCTGCTGCTGATCGGCACCTACCGCGACGCGGAGGTCGAGTCGGGCGAGCACCCGCTGCGCCCGCTGTTGATGCCGCTGGTCACGAAGGCGACCACCATCACCCTCACCGGCCTGTCACGGGACGAGGTGGCCGCGCTGATGGCGCGTACTGCCGGGCGGGAGCCCGACGCCGGTCTGGTCGACGAGGTGCACCGCCGTACCGGGGGCAATCCGTTCTTCATCGAGCAGACCGCCCGGCTGTGGCGCGCCGACGGTGCGGGCGGCACGATCGCACCCGGCGTACGGGAGGCGGTCCGGCGTCGGCTGGCCCAGTTGCCCCCGGCCGTCGTCGACGCGCTCACCGTCGCCGCCGTGTTGGGCCGGGAGTTTCACCGTCAGGTCCTGGCGGCCAGCGTGGCGGCGCCGGCCGCGCAGGTCGACCGGCTGCTCGACCGGGCGGTGACCGCCCGACTGGTGGTCGCCCGGGGCGGCGGCCGCTTCGCCTTCGCCCATGACCTGGTCCGGGAGACGCTCTACGACGGGCTCACCGAGGAGGACCGTCGGGCCCGGCATGCCGGCGTCGTCCGGGCGGTCGACGCTCTGGCGGAGCTCACCGAGCGGCTGATCCCGGCCGACCTGGCCCGCCACGCCTACCTGGCCGGCCCCGCGCTCGACCGGGCCCGGGTCACTGAGCTGCTGGTCGCCGCGGCACGGCATGCGTTCTCCCGGCTCGCCATCGACGAGGCGGGGGTGCACTTCGGCCGGGCGCTGGAGGTCGTCGAGGACCGGGCACAGCGGGTCCGGATCCTGGTTGAGTTCGGTCAGCTGCGCTACCACCACGCCGGCCGGGAGGAGGCCGGGCAGTTCCTGGCCGAGGCCGCAAAGCTGGCCCGCACGCTCGACGACCCGGTCCTGCTGGCCCGCGTCGCTCTCACCATCCATCGCACCCGACAGGTGGAGATTGGGCGCTCGGTCGAGGCGGCGGAGCTGGTGCGGGAGGCGTACCGGAGGCTGATCGGCGAGCCGGATGGCACCGCGTCGGTCGGCACGTTGATCGCCGACCTGATCACCGCCACCGAGACGATCGCCCGCCGGGGCCGGGACGACGAGACGCTCACCTTCAGCCTGTGGGCCCGCCACGACACCACCTGGGGGTTGGGCACTGCTGGTGCACGGGCGGCGCTGACCGCCGAGATCCGGGACGTGGCCCGCCGCACTGGCGACCGGGAGACCGAGCTGTGGGCCACCTCGCTGCGCTGGGTGGCGCTGCTGGAGCTCGGCGACCCCCGCTTCGCCGAGGAGTTCACCTCCTTCGTCACCGCCGGCGAGCAGGACGACCTGGCCCGACCTCGGGTGGCGGCAGCCGTCGACGGTGGGATCATCGCGGCGTTCCGGGGTGACTTCGCCGAGGCCGACGAGCGTTTCGCCATTCTCACCGACCTGGCCGACCCGGGCCACGCCGAGTTCGCGTTCATGGGCCATCACGTGCTCTGGTCCCGGCTACTGCTGCAGGGCCGGTTCGACGAGGCCGCCACGCTGCTGAACGGGTTGGGTCCCACCGACTACCCCTACCGGGATCTCCTGCTGGCGATCACCGCGGCGGAGCGCGGTGACGACGAAACGGCGGTCCGACTGACCGCCGGTATCGAGGCCGCCGACATCCGGTACCCGCGTCCGGTGTCGCCGCTGTGGCTGCGGCTGCGCGCGCAGGCCGCCGCGGCGTCCCGCGACCCGCAGCGCTGCGACGACGCACGAGCCGCGCTGGCCCCACACCGTGGGCAGTGGATGGTGGGGCTCTTCGGCTGTGACATCAGCGGTCCCGTCGACCACTGGCTGGCGGTGGTCGACGCCGCACAGGAGCGCTGGGACGGCGCCATCGCCGGTTTCACGGCAGCCCGCGACGCGGCCAACCGGATGGGCTCCCGGCCCTGGGCGCTCATCGCCAGCGCCGAGCTGGCGACCGCCCTGGCCCGCCGCGACCAGCCGGGCGACGCCGCGACAGCGGCCGCACTGCGCGCCGCCACCGCCCGGGACGCCACCGCCCTCGACATGGCGCAGGTGCTCGACCGGCTCGGCGGCCCGGCACCCACCGACGCTGCCAATCCAGGCCAGGTCATCGGGTCGGGCCAGGCCGTCGCGCCGCGCCAGGTCGTCAAGCCGGACCAGGCCGCCGGGTCGGGCCAGACCATCGGGTCGCGCCAGGTCCCGCCGGCCGGAGCGCCGGTCGAGGAGTACGAGTTCCGCCGCGACGGGCCGGTCTGGCAACTCGCCTACGCCGGTGCCGTCGTACACCTGCCCGACGCCAAGGGGCTACACGACCTGCACCTGCTGCTGAGCCGGCCCGGCAGTGACGTACCGGCGGTCGAACTGCTCGACCCGGCGGCCGGGCCGGAGTTGGTCGCCGCCCGCCGGATGGGTGGCGACCCGGTCCTCGACGACGAGGCGAAGGCCCGCTACCGACGGCACCTGGCGCGCCTCGACGAGGAGATCGACCGGGCTGCCGTGCGCGACGACGACCGGAAGGTGGCCGAGTTGGACGCCGAGCGCGGCGCGCTGCTCGACGAGCTGCGTGCGGCTGCCGGGCTGGCCGGCCGGAGCCGGCGGCTGGGCGACGAGGCCGAGCGGGCCCGCAAGACGGTCACCGCGCGGATCCGGGACACACTGCGCAAGCTCGACGAGCGGCACCCGGCGCTCGCCAGCCACCTGCGCGAAGCCGTCTCGACCGGCAGCACCTGCCGCTACCTGCCGACCCAGCCGCTGCGCTGGCGGCTCTGA
- a CDS encoding AraC family transcriptional regulator: MDLEELRALLARHARPDMSTAIDGVLISKVEHQTAPTTSMSGTVLALIAQGAKQMALGDRVYEYRAGQYLVASVDLPVTGHFTQASADSPALGFGLVLHPATVAELLLQAAPGDLPPLTGGTPSGMVVSDAPDELGDAVIRLLRLLDRPRDVRVLAPLIKREILWLLLVGEQGAAVRQLGLADSSLSHVARAVRWIRDHYAQPFRVEDLARLSGMSVSAFYRNFQAVTAMSPIQFQKQIRLQEARLLLATHPNDVTGVGIRVGYESPSQFSREYRRQFGAPPSQDAARLHGITRADVPAVV; the protein is encoded by the coding sequence GTGGACCTCGAAGAGCTGCGGGCGTTGCTGGCCCGCCACGCCCGGCCGGACATGAGCACCGCCATCGACGGGGTGCTGATTTCGAAGGTCGAGCACCAGACCGCGCCCACCACGTCGATGTCGGGCACCGTGCTGGCACTCATCGCCCAAGGCGCCAAACAGATGGCGCTGGGCGACCGCGTGTACGAGTACCGCGCCGGTCAGTACCTTGTCGCGTCGGTCGATCTGCCGGTCACCGGCCACTTCACCCAGGCCAGTGCCGACTCGCCGGCTCTCGGGTTCGGGCTGGTGCTGCACCCGGCCACGGTCGCGGAGTTGCTGTTGCAGGCGGCACCGGGCGATCTCCCGCCCCTGACCGGCGGGACGCCGTCGGGGATGGTGGTCAGCGACGCTCCCGACGAACTTGGCGACGCGGTGATCCGACTGCTTCGGCTGCTGGACCGGCCGCGGGACGTCAGGGTGCTCGCGCCCCTGATCAAACGGGAGATCCTGTGGCTGCTGCTCGTCGGCGAGCAGGGTGCCGCCGTCCGGCAACTCGGTTTGGCCGACAGCAGCCTCAGTCACGTCGCCCGGGCGGTCCGGTGGATCCGCGATCACTATGCGCAGCCGTTCCGGGTGGAGGATCTGGCGCGGCTGTCGGGGATGAGCGTGTCGGCGTTCTACCGCAACTTCCAGGCCGTGACCGCGATGAGCCCGATCCAGTTCCAGAAGCAGATTCGGTTGCAGGAGGCGCGGCTCCTTCTCGCCACACACCCCAACGACGTCACCGGGGTGGGCATCCGCGTCGGCTACGAGAGCCCGTCGCAGTTCAGCCGCGAATATCGTCGCCAGTTCGGCGCGCCTCCCAGCCAGGACGCCGCCCGCCTGCACGGCATTACCCGCGCCGATGTGCCGGCGGTCGTCTGA
- a CDS encoding DUF4180 domain-containing protein, whose translation MPDEVQERVGVQVLVCDPAGPPIATEQDALDLIGAAFLGAQVVAMPASRFDERFFSLGTRFAGEVMQKFVNYRLRLAVVGDISAHLAESSALRALVHESNRADHIWFVPDLDALDARLRAVS comes from the coding sequence ATGCCTGACGAGGTCCAGGAACGCGTCGGCGTGCAGGTGCTGGTCTGCGACCCGGCCGGCCCGCCGATAGCCACCGAACAGGACGCGCTGGACCTGATCGGCGCGGCCTTCCTCGGCGCCCAGGTGGTGGCCATGCCGGCCAGCCGGTTCGACGAACGCTTCTTCTCGCTGGGCACCCGCTTCGCCGGCGAGGTGATGCAGAAGTTCGTGAACTACCGGCTTCGGCTGGCCGTGGTCGGCGACATCTCGGCTCACCTGGCGGAGAGCTCGGCGCTGCGCGCCCTGGTGCACGAGTCGAACCGGGCCGACCACATCTGGTTCGTCCCCGACCTCGACGCCCTCGACGCCCGCCTCCGCGCCGTGTCGTAG
- a CDS encoding putative quinol monooxygenase gives MTAQHGFQATMTAQPGKADELIKLLLDAPSLPHDDCLVFLVSRSASNPDVVHVIEGWTSAEAHSAFFGGEQAQALVAKLQPLLTGESTYTDAVPVGGKATL, from the coding sequence ATGACTGCCCAGCACGGGTTCCAGGCCACCATGACCGCCCAGCCGGGAAAGGCTGACGAGCTGATCAAGCTGTTGCTCGACGCGCCGTCCCTGCCCCACGACGACTGCCTCGTCTTCCTGGTGTCCCGCTCGGCTTCCAACCCCGACGTCGTCCACGTCATCGAAGGCTGGACCAGCGCCGAGGCGCACAGCGCGTTCTTCGGCGGCGAGCAGGCGCAGGCCCTGGTCGCGAAGCTTCAGCCGCTGCTGACCGGCGAGTCGACGTACACCGACGCGGTGCCGGTTGGCGGCAAGGCGACCCTCTGA